The following coding sequences are from one Pocillopora verrucosa isolate sample1 chromosome 5, ASM3666991v2, whole genome shotgun sequence window:
- the LOC131772013 gene encoding CARD- and ANK-domain containing inflammasome adapter protein-like — translation MDVLGNDKRWLVTLVTSNKVVAPVLQDIVKQGMDKLYAWLNNYLNGLPTPYSLQTLTYAEVCHLAATPSPASSLKGLNFGNINNNSSVHGKNKKTYNYNVNSSVDLAKLYLPDYLAVFSAFDKSMDLSAALRLLGCRKYPVQVFVSSDPLHDIQPLADDVRENVRNRGSHFKESDWTQIFFDQCFDKLEALLQYLPLLPDKKKELLDELSAWKTEGFKRIVDNDVKDLLEKFQNVKLAAINDKLDDMPTREENERVIEKLFSFHTSMMDRLDRMESLLRKVERKLDGISATALNQEGNKSVLSPESNVLSTDATSKETCQMREKDKNPESTCKLREKIAKLSRNILHKAAISGRYNVVKVLLESGEYVDQTDEFNLTPLHLAAWYGQRTVVELLLQHGANVNAVDRFKKTALQKAERNNHQSIIELFLGNNASPSYNQPPSLLSLSRKAFLHVDARSGFNRLQAAVFHGDYDTVLKASFYLENYNEDINLQKTGSQGKVFPGKTALEILLALRDKGGGYVKIEKLYKEDIGKIDTLAELHLCKGINDVEKAVEIVLNEKVDINIPGKSNRTPLLWASPSASGEFMNTLIDLGGDVNAQRTDDKVAPLHLTVYGNNYMATDILLMKGANVDTQDVDGGTPLYDAVSNNHEHLVRRLLVDNADVNIKYKENAKDRIYLVRGKDKGKQAWHYVLVEKALLSLFLRRTNGGSLDVADFGLVLTSGWGKDPPEEVRKNITEMSDTFPDTQSQTVLHVASKSARLEIVDLLVKYKADINANDMDGFTPLHLAAMYGNIQVVKKLVETNADVNLKVDGKDAADLARMNKETEIEEYLKPKRSQRDSESQSAQSQLAESQSAESQSNESQSAEIRLAGSQSVLKAAIKGAGQGLKYLEHGLKLLDENFS, via the exons ATGGATGTCCTCGGTAACGATAAAAGATGGCTTGTGACTCTTGTTACCTCAAATAAGGTCGTAGCTCCAGTTTTACAGGATATCGTGAAACAAGGAATGGACAAGCTGTATGCTTGGCTAAATAATTACCTTAATGGCTTACCAACACCTTATAGTCTACAAACACTGACCTATGCAGAGGTATGCCATCTGGCAGCCACGCCAAGTCCTGCTTCTTCGCTTAAAGGCTTAAATTTTGGAAATATCAACAACAATTCTAGTGTTCatggaaagaacaaaaagaccTACAACTACAATGTAAACAGCTCAGTTGACCTTGCCAAGCTTTATCTCCCAGACTACCTGGCAGTATTCTCGGCATTCGACAAATCTATGGATTTGAGTGCCGCTCTTAGACTATTGGGATGTAGAAAGTATCCCGTACAAGTATTCGTTTCTTCCGATCCTTTGCACGATATTCAGCCGTTGGCAGATGATGTCAGAGAGAATGTTAGGAATCGGGGAAGTCATTTTAAAGAGAGTGACTGGACCCAAATCTTCTTTGACCAGTGCTTTGACAAGTTAGAGGCTCTGCTCCAATATCTGCCACTGCTTCCCGACAAAAAAAAGGAGCTTTTGGATGAACTTTCTGCATGGAAAACAGAAG GTTTCAAGCGGATTGTTGACAATGACGTCAAAGATCTActagaaaaattccaaaatgtCAAACTTGCAGCAATTAATGACAAATTGGACGACATGCCAACTAGGGAGGAGAACGAAAGAGTGATAGAAAAGCTGTTTTCCTTTCACACCAGTATGATGGATAGATTAGATAGAATGGAATCCTTACTTCGAAAAGTTGAGCGCAAGTTAGACG GCATCAGCGCCACCGCTCTAAATCAGGAAGGTAACAAGAGTGTTCTCTCTCCAGAATCAAACGTCTTATCTACAGACGCCACTTCTAAAGAAACCTGCCAAATGAGGGAAAAG GACAAAAACCCAGAATCGACGTGTAAGCTTCGAGAGAAAATTGCCAAA TTATCAAGAAACATTCTACACAAAGCTGCAATCAGCGGTCGATATAACGTTGTCAAAGTACTTCTTGAAAGTGGTGAATATGTGGACCAGACGGATGAG tttaatttaaCGCCTCTTCACCTTGCTGCATGGTATGGGCAACGAACTGTTGTTGAACTCTTGTTACAGCACGGTGCAAATGTCAATGCTGTAGATAGG tttaaaaaaacgGCGCTACAAAAAGCTGAACGCAACAATCACCAATCCATTATTGAGCTGTTTCTGGGGAATAATGCGAGTCCCAGTTACAACCAACCG cctAGCCTGCTGTCCCTTTCAAGAAAAGCTTTTCTCCATGTAGATGCACGATCCGGTTTCAATCGACTGCAGGCGGCTGTATTTCATGGCGACTATGACACGGTTCTCAAAGCTTCTTTCTATCTTGAAAATTATAATGAAGACATTAATTTGCAAAAGACAGGAAGTCAAGGAAAGGTATTTCCTGGAAAAACTGCCTTAGAGATTCTCTTGGCTCTCCGAGATAAAGGAGGGGGATATGTTAAGATAGAGAAACTGTACAAAGAAGATATTGGAAAGATCGATACATTAGCTGAGCTGCACTTGTGTAAAGGCATCAATGATGTAGAGAAGGCCGTCGAGATTGTTCTAAACGAGAAGGTGGATATAAACATCCCAGGAAAAAGCAACCGCACACCTTTGTTGTGGGCAAGTCCTTCAGCTTCTGGTGAGTTCATGAACACCCTCATTGATCTTGGAGGTGACGTAAATGCTCAAAGGACAGACGACAAGGTTGCACCTTTACATTTGACAGTTTATGGCAACAACTACATGGCCACCGACATCCTGTTGATGAAAGGAGCTAATGTGGATACTCAAGACGTCGATGGAGGTACTCCGCTTTATGATGCAGTCAGTAATAATCATGAGCACCTAGTGCGGCGTCTCCTTGTAGATAACGCTGATGTCAATATAAAATACAAGGAGAATGCAAAAGATAGAATTTACCTTGTTCGTGGGAAGGACAAAGGGAAACAAGCCTGGCATTATGTCCTAGTAGAGAAAGCTTTATTGTCCTTGTTCTTGAGGCGCACTAACGGTGGTAGTCTTGACGTTGCAGACTTTGGACTCGTCCTCACGAGTGGATGGGGAAAGGATCCTCCAGAGGAAGTACGGAAGAATATCACTGAAATGAGTGATACCTTCCCTGACACACAAAGTCAGACAGTTCTCCATGTCGCCAGCAAAAGTGCCAGGCTCGAGATCGTAGATCTGCTAGTGAAGTACAAAGCAGATATAAACGCGAACGACATGGATGGCTTTACCCCACTGCATTTGGCAGCGATGTATGGCAACATTCAAGTTGTTAAAAAACTGGTTGAAACCAACGCCGACGTTAACTTGAAAGTGGATGGAAAGGATGCGGCTGACTTGGCTCGCAtgaacaaagaaacagaaattgagGAGTATCTTAAACCAAAAAGAAGCCAAAGAGACTCGGAAAGTCAATCGGCGCAAAGTCAACTGGCGGAAAGTCAATCAGCGGAAAGTCAGTCAAATGAAAGTCAATCGGCGGAAATTCGACTAGCGGGCAGTCAATCTGTCTTAAAAGCTGCCATTAAAGGGGCAGGACAAGGCTTAAAGTACCTTGAACATGGCTTAAAGTTACTCGATGAAAATTTCAGTTAA
- the LOC131791953 gene encoding uncharacterized protein isoform X4: MVIIQPTGGVTTTTPAYPAVALPQVYAQQQVHPGVTIQQPGYWAVPPGSNPAGTVTVTHASALSPQIQTQIQSQTLVTDERPPPYAAYMQTNNPPP, from the exons ATGGTTATCATTCAGCCAACTGGTGGAGTTACAACTACAACACCAGCTTACCCGGCAGTAGCCCTGCCTCAAGTTTATGCTCAACAGCAAGTTCAT CCTGGGGTAACCATCCAACAGCCTGGTTACTGGGCTGTTCCCCCTGGGTCCAACCCGGCTGGTACGGTGACTGTGACTCACGCAAGTGCTCTTAGTCCACAGATACAGACCCAAATACAATCTCAG ACGCTAGTTACTGATGAGAGGCCGCCACCTTATGCTGCATATATGCAGACGAACAATCCTCCGCCTTGA
- the LOC131791953 gene encoding uncharacterized protein isoform X3, with amino-acid sequence MVIIQPTGGVTTTTPAYPAVALPQVYAQQQVHPGVTIQQPGYWAVPPGSNPAGTVTVTHASALSPQIQTQIQSQHLPYLKTTAEMSPYSCLATPFQSLAVKLDIVYMDPQRR; translated from the exons ATGGTTATCATTCAGCCAACTGGTGGAGTTACAACTACAACACCAGCTTACCCGGCAGTAGCCCTGCCTCAAGTTTATGCTCAACAGCAAGTTCAT CCTGGGGTAACCATCCAACAGCCTGGTTACTGGGCTGTTCCCCCTGGGTCCAACCCGGCTGGTACGGTGACTGTGACTCACGCAAGTGCTCTTAGTCCACAGATACAGACCCAAATACAATCTCAG CACCTCCCGTATTTGAAAACAACCGCGGAAATGTCCCCATACAGTTGTTTGGCCACCCCTTTTCAATCTCTAGCAGTGAAACTCGACATTGTATACATGGATCCACAAAG ACGCTAG
- the LOC131791953 gene encoding uncharacterized protein isoform X2, with the protein MVIIQPTGGVTTTTPAYPAVALPQVYAQQQVHPGVTIQQPGYWAVPPGSNPAGTVTVTHASALSPQIQTQIQSQHLPYLKTTAEMSPYSCLATPFQSLAVKLDIVYMDPQRLWIQNSSEKEANCD; encoded by the exons ATGGTTATCATTCAGCCAACTGGTGGAGTTACAACTACAACACCAGCTTACCCGGCAGTAGCCCTGCCTCAAGTTTATGCTCAACAGCAAGTTCAT CCTGGGGTAACCATCCAACAGCCTGGTTACTGGGCTGTTCCCCCTGGGTCCAACCCGGCTGGTACGGTGACTGTGACTCACGCAAGTGCTCTTAGTCCACAGATACAGACCCAAATACAATCTCAG CACCTCCCGTATTTGAAAACAACCGCGGAAATGTCCCCATACAGTTGTTTGGCCACCCCTTTTCAATCTCTAGCAGTGAAACTCGACATTGTATACATGGATCCACAAAG gctgtggatacaaaattcaagtgaaaaggaagccaactgtgattaa
- the LOC131791953 gene encoding uncharacterized protein isoform X1 yields the protein MISGCQKCQSNLAGTWFSHCSLLFLEDFTMDEDQNPTMLRDLEIDFLKEHLDGFSVEGNYCFGYFEGNRAEMDDLLVAFQALNSTCYVLTESHSKEKNHNRFSQTAPPVFENNRGNVPIQLFGHPFSISSSETRHCIHGSTKTLVTDERPPPYAAYMQTNNPPP from the exons atgatttccggttgtcaaaaatgtcaatcaaatttggcaGGAACTTGGTTTTCGCACTGTAGTTTGCTTTTCCTGGAAGATTTTACCATGGATGAAGACCAAAACCCAACAATGTTAAGAGATTTAGAGATcgactttttgaaagaacatctcgatggcttttctgttgaaggcaattattgttttggatatttcgaGGGAAACAGAGCAGAGATGGATGATCTGTTAGTTGCATTTCAGGCATTGAACTCCACGTGTTATGTACTTACAGAAAgccattcaaaagagaaaaaccacaACAGATTTTCTCAAACAG CACCTCCCGTATTTGAAAACAACCGCGGAAATGTCCCCATACAGTTGTTTGGCCACCCCTTTTCAATCTCTAGCAGTGAAACTCGACATTGTATACATGGATCCACAAAG ACGCTAGTTACTGATGAGAGGCCGCCACCTTATGCTGCATATATGCAGACGAACAATCCTCCGCCTTGA
- the LOC131791951 gene encoding CARD- and ANK-domain containing inflammasome adapter protein-like, whose product MDVHGNDKRWLVTLVTSNKVVAPVLQDIVKQEMDKLYATLDNYLDGLPTPCSLQTLTYADVCHLAATSSLASSLKGLNFGNINNNSSVHGKNKKTYNYNVNSSIDLAKLYLPDYLAVFSAFDKSMDLSAALRLLGCRKYPVQIFVSSDPLHDIQPLADDVRENVRNRGSHFKESDWTQIFFDQCFDKLEALLQYLPLLPAKKKELLDQLSAWKTEGFKRIVDNDVKDLLEKFQNVKFASINDKLDDMPTREENERVIEKLSSFHTSMMDRFDRMESLLRKFGHKLDGISVSAINQEGSKSVHSSESSVLSTDATSKETRQMSEKANNPDSKCKLRAENAKLSRGALHKAAINGRCNVIKALLESGEDVDQTDKFGLTPLHLAAWYGQGAVVKLLLQHGANVNAVDRFHKTPLQKAYRNNHRYVAALLLRNNATSSYNQPPSLRSLSRKAILHVDARSGFNQLQAAVFQGDYDTLFSFRTYIGNLLQAMNSQKTGSQGKAFPGKTASEILLALQDKGEGYVNIGELYKGYVEKIDTLTELHLCEDSNDAEKAVELVLNEKVDINIPGESNRTPLLWACLSASGEFIKTLTDLGADVNAQRTDDKVVPLHLAACWNNYMAVDILSKHGCDINLRDNAGHTALYEAVRFKHKSIVKCLLESEADVNMKYKENASERIYLVRGKNTGKPAWHYVLLKKALLPLFLRRTKGGSLDVADFGRVLKSGWGKDPPEDIRKSIREMDSTFPDTQSRTVLHVASKSASLEIVDLLVKYKADINAYDADGFTPLHLAAMYGNIQVVKKLVETNADVNLKVDGKDAPELARMNEETEIEEYLKPKRSSPP is encoded by the exons ATGGATGTCCACGGTAACGACAAAAGATGGCTTGTGACTCTTGTTACCTCAAATAAGGTCGTAGCTCCAGTTTTACAGGATATCGTGAAACAAGAAATGGACAAGCTGTATGCTACCCTAGATAATTACCTTGATGGCTTACCGACACCTTGTAGTCTACAAACACTGACCTATGCAGATGTATGCCATCTGGCAGCAACGTCAAGTCTTGCTTCTTCGCTTAAGGGCttaaattttggaaatattaACAACAATTCAAGTGTTCatggaaagaacaaaaagaccTACAACTACAATGTAAACAGCTCAATTGACCTTGCCAAGCTTTATCTCCCAGACTACCTGGCAGTATTCTCGGCATTCGACAAATCTATGGATTTGAGTGCCGCTCTTAGACTATTGGGATGTAGGAAGTATCCCGTACAAATATTCGTTTCTTCCGATCCTTTGCACGATATTCAGCCTTTGGCGGATGATGTCAGAGAGAATGTCAGGAATCGGGGAAGTCATTTTAAAGAGAGTGACTGGACCCAAATCTTCTTTGACCAGTGCTTTGACAAGTTAGAGGCTCTGCTCCAATATCTGCCCCTGCTTCCCGCCAAAAAGAAGGAGCTTTTAGATCAACTCTCAGCATGGAAAACAGAAG GTTTCAAGCGGATTGTTGACAATGACGTCAAAGATCTactggaaaaatttcaaaacgtCAAATTTGCTTCAATTAATGACAAATTGGACGACATGCCAACTAGGGAGGAGAACGAAAGAGTGATAGAAAAGCTGTCTTCCTTTCACACCAGTATGATGGATAGATTTGATAGAATGGAATCCTTACTTCGAAAATTTGGTCACAAGCTAGACG GCATCAGCGTCAGTGCTATAAATCAGGAAGGTAGCAAGAGTGTTCACTCTTCAGAATCAAGCGTCTTGTCTACAGACGCCACTTCTAAAGAAACCCGCCAAATGAGTGAAAAG GCAAACAATCCGGACTCGAAATGCAAGCTTAGAGCTGAGAATGCCAAG TTATCACGAGGGGCACTACACAAAGCTGCCATCAACGGTCGATGTAACGTCATCAAAGCACTTCTTGAAAGTGGTGAAGATGTCGACCAAACAGATAAG TTTGGTTTGACGCCCCTTCACCTTGCCGCATGGTATGGTCAGGGAGCTGTTGTAAAACTCCTGTTACAGCATGGTGCAAATGTCAATGCTGTAGATAGG tttcataaaACGCCTTTACAGAAGGCTTATCGCAACAATCACCGATACGTAGCTGCGCTACTCCTGAGAAATAATGCGACTTCCAGTTACAACCAACCG cctagCCTCAGATCCCTTTCAAGGAAAGCTATCCTCCATGTAGATGCACGATCCGGCTTCAATCAACTGCAGGCGGCTGTATTTCAAGGAGACTATGACACGCTTTTCAGTTTTCGAACCTATATTGGGAATCTTTTGCAAGCTATGAACTCACAAAAAACAGGAAGCCAAGGAAAGGCATTTCCTGGAAAAACTGCGTCAGAGATTCTCTTGGCTCTCCAAGATAAAGGAGAGGGATATGTTAATATAGGAGAACTGTACAAAGGCTATGTTGAGAAGATCGATACATTAACTGAGCTGCACTTGTGTGAAGACAGCAATGACGCAGAGAAGGCTGTCGAGCTTGTTCTAAACGAGAAGGTGGATATAAACATTCCAGGAGAAAGCAACCGTACACCATTGTTGTGGGCATGTCTATCAGCCTCTGGTGAGTTTATCAAGACCCTCACTGATCTTGGAGCTGACGTAAATGCTCAGAGGACAGACGACAAGGTTGTACCTTTGCATTTGGCAGCTTGTTGGAACAACTACATGGCCGTTGACATCCTTTCAAAGCATGGATGCGACATCAATTTGCGCGACAACGCCGGCCATACTGCGCTTTACGAAGCCGTCCgttttaaacacaaaagcatTGTCAAATGTTTACTTGAAAGCGAAGCGGATGTGAATATGAAATACAAGGAGAATGCAAGTGAAAGAATTTACCTTGTTCGTGGGAAGAACACAGGGAAACCAGCCTGGCATTATGTCCTACTTAAGAAAGCTCTTTTGCCCTTGTTCTTGAGGCGGACCAAAGGTGGTAGTCTTGACGTTGCAGACTTTGGACGCGTCCTCAAGAGTGGATGGGGAAAGGATCCTCCAGAGGACATACGGAAGAGTATCAGGGAAATGGATTCTACCTTTCCTGACACACAAAGTCGGACAGTTCTTCATGTTGCCAGCAAGAGTGCTAGTCTCGAGATTGTAGATTTGCTTGTGAAATACAAAGCAGATATAAACGCCTACGACGCGGACGGTTTCACACCACTACATTTGGCAGCGATGTACGGCAACATTCAAGTTGTTAAAAAACTGGTTGAAACCAACGCCGACGTTAACTTGAAAGTGGATGGAAAGGATGCGCCTGAATTGGCTCGTATGAACGAAGAAACAGAAATTGAGGAGTACCTTAAACCGAAAAGATCAAGCCCTCCCTAA